The Haloactinomyces albus genome includes the window CGAGCCCGACCGACACCGACTCGACCAGCGCTCTGGAGTGGGCCGAGTCGGGGGCTGACCTGCAGGAGTCGACCCCCGCGCCGGTCTCGATTCCCGAACCCAACCGCCGCTCACTCGACACCCTGCGCACCGAGCTGCACCGGGCCGTCTCCGACGGGGTTGAGGTCGACCCGACCTCGGCGGAGTCGATCCGCAAAACCCTGCGCTGCGGAGCCAAGACCGCACGACGGCTACGCGACGAGTGGAACGACGGATCGGCCGCCGTCGCCGCCTGACCCACGTCCGGTGGCCCCGCCTTGCGTGGGGCCACCCCTCCCCTGCTGTTTCTCCATCAGTCCGTAGAGAGGCCAGCTCGTCATGTCTTCCACCGAGCCCCACATGGGCGATCTCATCCGCTTCCCCCAAACCCCCGACCACGCCACCGGCAACACCGTGCCCGCACCCCGCCACACCGAGCAGACCCACCAGGACGGCACGGACCAGTCAAGCGAACACGACGGGCATCACGAGCAGCCCAACACAGTGCCGGGCACGACCCTGGCAGTGGACACCCCACGCGCACTGCAGCGGCTGCCCCGCCCGGCTCTGCCGCCCGCGCTGGCCCGCACAGCTCGCACCACCGGGGTCGCCACTCGTCGCGCGGCCGGAGCGACCTGGCGGGTGGCTAAGCCCGCTGGGCAGGTCGGGCTACGCCATGGTGCCTACACCCTCGGTGGGACCTGGGAGTTGACCCGGCGTGGTTTCTCACGGCTGACTCACGGTGATCTGACCGAGGCTGTGCGCGCGGCCAAGGCCGCCGGAGACCTGGGCATGGTCGCCGAGCTGGAGCAGCGTCGCCGGGACGCGGCCAACGACCGATGGAAGCGCATCACCGCTCAGGTCAAGCTCACCGGCATCGTGGCCGCCACCGGTAGCGGCGTCGTGGTCGGGGCGAGCCTGGCAGTGCTCATCGCAGGTGTGGTGGTCCAGCTTGTCCCCGATGGGGCCGACTTCGCAGCCGTGTGGACCGACGGATGGTGGGCGTTCCTGGTTGGCACGGCCCAGTTCGTGGCGTGGGTGGCGTCGCTGTGGCCCTGGATGCTCGCGGCACTGGTGGCGACGTTGGGCTATGCCGCCTGGCGGGCCGGACACGACAGCGACTTTGTTCCGGCATGGATCAGCGCTGGTGAGCAGCCCGGCGGCAAGGACGTGGTGCCGGATGAGGGGGCCATTCTCGATGCGCTGCGCAATCTCAACCTGCCGCCGCTGAACAAGGCCATCAAGGAGGGCTGGAAACCCCGCTGGGTGCAGCCCACCGGCCGCGACGGGAGGGGCTGGCGCACCCAACTGGAGCTGCCGCAGGGCGTGACCGTCGAAAAGATCAACGACAACAAGGACGTGCTGGCCCACAATCTCGTGCGCAAGCGCAACGAGGTCTGGCCCACCGAGCCGCGCGACAAGCCCGGCGTGCTGGATCTGTGGGTGGCTGATCAGGGCATCCTGTCCGGCCCGGTGGATGTGTGGCCGCTGCTGGAGGAGGGCACCACGGACTACTTCACCGGTGTGCCGGTCGGTATCGACGCCCGCGGTGACGAGGTCACCGGCAAGCTCATGGCCGCCAACTACGTCATTGGCGGCACGATGGGCTCCGGCAAAACCTCGCTGGTGGTCAACCTGCTGCTGGGCGCCATCCTCGATCCGCTGGTTGAGATCGACGTGCACGTCATGGCCTACAACGTCGACTTCGACCCACTGCGGCCACGCCTGCGCAGCCTGGTCAAGGGCGACGAGGACGAACAGATCGAAGCCGCGCTGGACATGCTGCGCGAGCTGCGCGAAGAGGTCACCCAGCGCGGCAAGATCCTCGACGAGATCGGCGGCGAGGAAACCAAGCTCACCCGCGACATCGCCGAGCAGGACGCGCGCATGCGCCCGCGCCTGGTGGTCGTCGACGAGTGCCAGGAGCTGTTCGAGCACGACGAGCACGGCAAGGAAGCCAAGGAACTCGCCGAGAAGGTCGCCAAGAAGGCCCGCAAGACCGGCATCACCCTCGTGTGGGCCACCCCCTCCCCCTCGGCTGCCTCGCTGCCGCGTGACCTGGCCAAGACCGCCTCACACCGGGTGTGCTTCGCCATCGGCGACCACCAAGGATCGGATGCAGTGCTGGGCACCGGCAAGCACAAGGCCGGCATCACCGCCACCGGGCTGGTGCCCGGCGAGGACGTGGGCACCGCCATGGCCACCGGCTTCCGCCGGGATGCCGGGCTGGTGCGCTGCCACCACATCCGCAAGGAAAAGGGCATCGACGAGATCACCCCCGTGGTGCAACGCGCCCTGGCACTGCGCGAGGACGCGGGCATCACCGCCAACCCGGCCGCCGACCGCAGCCAACAGCCCCGCGACCTGCTCGCCGACCTCGACGCCGTACTCGGCACCGAGCCCGTCCCGGCCGCCGACGTGCCCGCCCTGCTGGCCCGCCACGCCCCCAAGTGGGCTCCCTACCAGCGCCTGACCGGCAAGCAGCTCCGCGTCCAGCTCACCGACGACTACGGCATCAAAGTGCCCTCCACCGGCAACAAGTTCCCCCTCGACCCCGCCACCGTGCGTAGCGAACAGGCCCGGCGCGCCACCGCCGACCTCGATACCGAGGAGTGAAGCCAGTGAACCGCCCAGCCCCATCCACCAACCCCGCCACACGGGCCGCCACAGAACTTCGCGGGGCCGGATTAACCCGCCTCACTCGGTTCACTTTCCCCAGCGCAGCAACAACCAGGGCGCTGAGTTAGGAACCTAACCCACTCACGGCCACCTAACCCGCATTCCTAACCCCCACAGCCCGGCACCGCAGGTGCTGAGGCCAGCCCCTCACGCCCATCAACCGACACGCACAGTGACTACTTGCGAGGAATGCCATGCCCCCTTCCGACTTGCTCAACACAGCGCTGGACACGGCCGCGCGTGGCTGGCCGGTGTTCCCGCTGGTGCCCGGTGGCAGCTCTCCGGCGCTGCACAGCGAGTTCCGCTGTCCCGGCACCGGGCCGTGTGCCAGTGGGCATCGCAAGTGGGAACAGCGCGCCACTACCGACCCCGCCGTGATCGAGCGGTGCTGGTCCCACGGCCCGGCCTACAACGTCGGGCTGGCCACCGGCCCGGCCGGACTGGTGGTCATTGACCTCGACGTGCCCAAACTCGGCAAGAGCGTGTCCGAGCACTGGGCGGCCCAGGGGGCTGAAACAGGCATGGACGTGTTCCTGCTCGTCTGCGCCGACGCTGGACAGGCCCCGCCGCTGGACACGTTCACGGTCGCGACCCCCTCCGGCGGCACGCACCTGTACTTCACGGCCCCCGACGGGGTCGAGCTGCGCATCACCCAGGGCGAGCGCGGTAACGGGCTCGGCTGGGGTATCGACACCCGCGCCCATGGCGGCTACGTCGTCGCCGCAGGCTCGACCCGCCGCGACGGCCCGTATGTCGTCACCGACGACCAGCCGCCCGCGCCGCTCCCGACGTGGTTGGTCGAGCAGCTGCGCCCGGCCCCGCTACCTCCACAGGAACCCACCCCGGTCACGCCGCTGCAGGGTCGGCGCTCGCGCTACCTGGACGCGGCCGTGGCCGCCGAAGCCCAACGGGTGACCACCGCGACCGGTGGTGAGCGCAACTA containing:
- a CDS encoding FtsK/SpoIIIE domain-containing protein; translation: MSSTEPHMGDLIRFPQTPDHATGNTVPAPRHTEQTHQDGTDQSSEHDGHHEQPNTVPGTTLAVDTPRALQRLPRPALPPALARTARTTGVATRRAAGATWRVAKPAGQVGLRHGAYTLGGTWELTRRGFSRLTHGDLTEAVRAAKAAGDLGMVAELEQRRRDAANDRWKRITAQVKLTGIVAATGSGVVVGASLAVLIAGVVVQLVPDGADFAAVWTDGWWAFLVGTAQFVAWVASLWPWMLAALVATLGYAAWRAGHDSDFVPAWISAGEQPGGKDVVPDEGAILDALRNLNLPPLNKAIKEGWKPRWVQPTGRDGRGWRTQLELPQGVTVEKINDNKDVLAHNLVRKRNEVWPTEPRDKPGVLDLWVADQGILSGPVDVWPLLEEGTTDYFTGVPVGIDARGDEVTGKLMAANYVIGGTMGSGKTSLVVNLLLGAILDPLVEIDVHVMAYNVDFDPLRPRLRSLVKGDEDEQIEAALDMLRELREEVTQRGKILDEIGGEETKLTRDIAEQDARMRPRLVVVDECQELFEHDEHGKEAKELAEKVAKKARKTGITLVWATPSPSAASLPRDLAKTASHRVCFAIGDHQGSDAVLGTGKHKAGITATGLVPGEDVGTAMATGFRRDAGLVRCHHIRKEKGIDEITPVVQRALALREDAGITANPAADRSQQPRDLLADLDAVLGTEPVPAADVPALLARHAPKWAPYQRLTGKQLRVQLTDDYGIKVPSTGNKFPLDPATVRSEQARRATADLDTEE
- a CDS encoding bifunctional DNA primase/polymerase; amino-acid sequence: MPPSDLLNTALDTAARGWPVFPLVPGGSSPALHSEFRCPGTGPCASGHRKWEQRATTDPAVIERCWSHGPAYNVGLATGPAGLVVIDLDVPKLGKSVSEHWAAQGAETGMDVFLLVCADAGQAPPLDTFTVATPSGGTHLYFTAPDGVELRITQGERGNGLGWGIDTRAHGGYVVAAGSTRRDGPYVVTDDQPPAPLPTWLVEQLRPAPLPPQEPTPVTPLQGRRSRYLDAAVAAEAQRVTTATGGERNYALYCAAAALGQLAAGGALTEQDVTETLLHAAQGHVAAGAYRWSQARQTIASGLRAGAKRPRKVAA